Within Microbacterium proteolyticum, the genomic segment CGCCGCGGACCCCGCAGCCCTCCCGCGATCGATTCGGGCGGTTCACGGAGTGGGTCGCCCGCGCCATGGGCACGCCGACCTTCCTCCTCTCGCTCACGCTCTTCTGCGTGGTGTGGATGGGGTGGAACTCGCTCATGCCGGACAACCTCCGCTTCGATTCCGCCGAGATCGGGTTCACGGCTCTGACCCTCGTGCTCTCGCTGCAAGCGTCGTACGCCGCACCGCTGATCCTGCTCGCGCAGAACCGGCAGGACGACCGCGACCGCGTGCAGATCGAGCAGGACCGCCAGCGTGCCGAGCGCAACCTCGCCGACACCGAGTACCTCGCCCGCGAGATCGTCGCTCTGCGCATGGCGGTGCGGGACCTCACCGACGAGGTGATCACGAAGGAGAGTCTGCGCGCCGAGCTGAAGGCCGCGCTCGAGCGCCTCGAGGACAACGACAGCGTCGAACCGAAGACGGCCACCCCGTGAGTGCGGCGGTCGCCGACCGCGTGCGCACCGCCGTCGCCGCCGTCACCGACCCGGAGCTGCGCCGCCCGCTCGGCGAACTCGACATGGTGCGAGACATCACGGTCGTCGACGGCGTCGCGGAGGTCGGAATCGCCCTGACGATCGTCGGGTGCCCCGCCGCGGATCGGATCGAGAGAGACGTCCGCGACGCCGCGGCATCCGTG encodes:
- a CDS encoding DUF1003 domain-containing protein, with protein sequence MARAQRQTALDAPRGRTGMLAPRTPQPSRDRFGRFTEWVARAMGTPTFLLSLTLFCVVWMGWNSLMPDNLRFDSAEIGFTALTLVLSLQASYAAPLILLAQNRQDDRDRVQIEQDRQRAERNLADTEYLAREIVALRMAVRDLTDEVITKESLRAELKAALERLEDNDSVEPKTATP